CAGCTTCCTCATATAGACTGAAAAGAGTGGAGCGAATGATATTTTGAAACTAACTACATTTACCACATCAAGTCTCTTATTTAAAGTGAGTTTTTCCCCATGATATGGACTCATTATAGCCATAATCTTCACTCTTTAGCCAGGGATAAGGACCAAAACGgttaaacttttaatattaaatagCTTCGACACCTCAGGCAGTATTGGGCATATGCTGTCTATACTGGTAATTGATACTGGTGTCAATGAATTGGATGTTTGCTTTAAACAGAATtgataaactgcaaaaacagctgaaCCAAAACAAGCAGAGAAGCAGCACCACCTTGAGGACAAAGAGAGGAACGGATGTGAGGTCTTTCATCATGTTTAGGAGGGAAAAAAGGACAATACGTTTCTCCTCTATCTGGGCTCCCATACTCTGCAGATTATCAGATAAGCACACAATAATAACCCATCATTTAAAAAGACTACAAGTGCTTTCAACTCTGAATGGCCTGCACAGCCATCAGGCCTAAACCAAACTGCTCACCCAGTggagaaatagagaaatagagaatGGAGAATTAGAGAAATAGTCAGGATTcttcacagtgggggtgatgggaaccaaacgtccacctctaaaagttcccccacagaaagttattatatatcTGACCACTTCATATCACGTCTGATATCTGGTGCACCATCATGAGGGCTTGGCTTAACATGCATTATAACTCATTCAGGGTGGAGGaacacatgcagggtgttgtgagacaaagtagtccccaaagaaagccAACACTACATATAACTACATATTATTTACACATAAATGTAACCAGATTCGTGCAGgctctctggtggttctggatggtaattaaaatgtctatatttgtgttgtagctcccatggtgacgtctggttcctatcaccaccactgtaaagacacctgaaacatttcacaccaaaccaccggctttgtttacacctcaaggAGTGAATTACACCGAAAATGCCGAAAAAAGGGCGGAATGTACCTTtaaaattatgcacaaattCCGACCTAGATTAACTGCGTGTATTCTCAAATAATTAACTTGGGGTTCAAACGAcggttagcattagcattgtaGCCTCTGGGCTGCGTTTAGGGCCAAGTCTTGTGGTTAAAATgatattaacattaaattaaacagaTCTAATTACATCTAAAACCAACGGGCGTCCAAATAAAGAGTTTCCACTGAAACGCGTCATTCAAAAGCTTCGACGaagttgggaaaaaaaatgtttttttaaaaaaaaatcccgttccaccttaaatggcgcagcagccTCATTGAGGCGCTTCAGCCGGCAGCATGGAAccgcggcaccatttaaggtggaccgggaaaattcaaaaaaaaaaaaagaagaaaaaagatacACGTGTGGTAGGTTTAGGtttcactgtgtgaacattttcaCCACCACAAAACTCTAAATTACATCCTTTTCCACACGAAATTGGGAATTACTTAACTACCGTACGCTTAGTGTTAGCAACCGTGCTAAACGCAGCATCAGCAAACCGCCGACCGACCGGGCCGGCCTCGACAAACCGCGGAAACAAGAGCCCATTTACGGGCTAAAATCCGATTAAACCAGCACGGCCCACATCTATATCTGTTTCAAAACACCACACCTGCTTTTAAAACCCACTTTAAAAGTCAAAAAGTGACAAAACACCGAGCTTATTTCTGACTTTACTCACTCGTCGTCGACGCCATCGCTCTCTCTGTCGTTTGGTCGAGCTGCACATGCGCGCTTTGTTGGCGCTTAAGATATACCAACGCCGGTTTCCGGGGGGGGCGgtgtcaaaaaacacacaaacgaCATTAAATCCTTATGTGTTTGTTCTATATCACTCCTATACGATTCATTTTCTTTAAGCATAAGCATGTGATTGCTTATGTGCGATAGATGTACTAATTTCCCCCCAAAATGGACAGACTTCGCCAGCGTTCATAAAGTGGTACTTCCCAACGGAGGACTTTAGCGAGGTCAAAACGCTGTTTACGTTTCCGGTCTGTGGataatttgatgtttttttaggAGAAAATCACCGAATAATGAGCGTTTATAACGTTTACACGTGCAGGGAGCGCATGTGCGTCGTAGGCTTCAACGTAGACGCGCCCTGTCAAGGCTGGGCTGCGCACACGAGCGTTTGATCGGATCCGATCCGCTGTCAGATGGACGCGTGATCGCGGATGGTCTGAGATGTTGGAGCGCCCTTTCTCGGCGTGGTTCTGGTTCGGATCCACCCGCCCTGGTTTCTGCAGTGGCACTGCCCTCACACTGCTGCTCATCCTGCTGGCTTGGCTATGTGGGATCCACACGAGCCTGAGTTTGGGACCAGGAGGGGAATTCCCTGGATTCTATGGTAAGCAGTTCGTGGATCATTAAAAGGACACTCTGgccaaattttcaaaatttacCTATTGATACGTCTGTCGTAAACACGCCTGCTTGCCTCTTGGCTGTGCAGCAGTGGCCTCTAAGGCAAAATTTCCTGGATTACAGAGTAAAAATTACCCCCTCTGATGACGTAGCTTGAAGGTGGATGTgaattttggggaaaaaaaaaaattcactagCTGGCTTGAAGCAAAGGTTTGACAGCGTTTCAGTGCTCCAcacttaaaaaatatggttctgggaagactatattgcccagctggcctgggagcgcctcggaatccccccgggGGGCTAGTGGAattggctggggaaagggaggtctggccCTCATTgattaggatgctgcccctgcgacctgaaccccggagaagcggaagataatggatggaaggatggatggatggatggttctgGGAAGATTATTAACTAAAGTAAATTGTTCTATTcggaaccatttcatgcttaaccTCGTATTCTCAAGGCCATAttctggtttgtccatctgaatgttttcgtgaccaaatcgtaaggcaaattattcagtaactgcgtgaaataaatgtacatttttatattatttatttatttatctatttattgtaaaagctccGCTCAAAtcaacagaacgtgtgtttcaTGATCTCCACatcactacatgctcacaatttactgctgaaagccaaaaatctcggccgctctttgtgttgttctctataagtgatgtttccagagcagatcactgaagagacgccgtctgtttatagtttagagcccagatttggggaaaaacgggtcgactttcagtagaaaaacaaagttcagcttcttttattataagggtttaaaatgacatcaccgtctattagactggagagaagagctacagcctcacacgacgcccagcttctgaatggagcttatggagtatgaacgttatgaagaacatgaccgagtgcggtttggacccaccggtggtcccgaggagctgaagaggtgaaatggttcttcagattgatggagaatgttttgtatgtggtcctacacagaaccttttcaaaaagggttctatatagcacgaAAAAGTGTTACAGGTTTGACATCATAAcgacagcagaaccctttgtggtgctgtatggaaccatttttttttaaaggttctataatggaaccatatataacacattctccatcaatctgaagaaccatttgaccatgcaaagagcaaatttagcatgaaatggttctatacagctctaaatagaaccattgcctttactaaagaaccctttaagaaccaaaaaaaagcacatattCAATCAAACCAGTGCAGCTGAGGGATACAGTACTGGATGGTAGAATACTAAATAGCCTAATAGATAATATTAATCGTTAATTTTAGGCCGGGATGCTTCTTTAATATTCTGCGTGTTTAGTTGGTTACAGAGCAGAAACGATGAACTATAAAATctgatattaaaaaatatttaactttactgttaatgttatataataaataatatagtgtatatgtcactgctgttggagcaaaaccttgtatctccatttctctcgtttttcagtttttgacatattttaaaattgtccgttggcctttacattgggtcaacatttcatgatgaacggaccaaaagaaacgtcccaaaatgactcggaaagacgtccggttccattgacttacattaaaagtacagtaggttttttccttctcctgtaaagttcccgttttggagatgcgagattttgttccgacagcagaaatatgaatgaaatatttacaGCTGGCTACAGAAGCCTCACATTAATTGGCGGTAATGTGGTTTTGGCCAATATTTACAGATTTGCGCGTTTTACTGCAGAAACTGGCACgaaaaatcatcttaaatcttgaATAAATTTGAATGCATCTAATATTTCTCTCTCAGATTAGCACGGTTATAAGACTCTCTGGCCGAATTCCAGAcctttttacttgtttaatgTGCTTTTCTCGTAATATTATTCATTCAGTATTTTTCTCTGTATTCACAAATTTGAGCACACTCCTCATCTGTACCCGCAGATTTCATCTTCTACGCTTTAAGTCACGAGGAGTTACTGTCTCTTCTCTACAACGTCACCCTGTTGCTGTGTCTTGGACCATCTCAGGAGAGGCGATGGGGCACCTTGGCCTTCGTTGGCCTCTCCCTGCTGTCAACAGTGCTGCTGCCTCCTATTTACGCCCTCTTCCTCTTCGTGACCGGGGATGAAGCCAGTCGTGTTTGCGGCTTTTCGGCCACGCAGCTCGCTCTGTTCACTGCCCAGTGTCGTCAGGCGAGGCAGAGACGGGTCCTCCGCTGTTTGCCCCCGTGGTCACTGCCTTGGCTCTTCTTACTGCTTGATTTGTTTCTGCTGCCCAGCGCTCCGGGGCTGCTGCACTTCTATGCCATTTGCCTGGGCCTCAACTGTATCCTTTACCCTCCCTGAGGGGGCTGTTATACGCGGAGTCGCTGAACgttttgctcaaaatgtaatgattgTAACatcattacagcagcactgaatgCAGCACTGCAGAGGAACTCCACAGCTTTTTtgaaatttctgtgtaattcaatggttgagatgtaaacagtcattcagagcagtttggtgtgaaacgctcagttctTAAGAAACTcgccaagtcagaattgttcacagtggtggtgataggaaccagacgtccacctcattattttatgatagtgttgtgataaagttttggcttaaaatgtattttcatttatttacttttaaccTCTTCAAGAAAAGAgaccctaaaactgaaccttgagggactccacaagaaattcCAGTGATACCATGAACTGCCTGTTACCTAAACATGATTTAAACCGGTCTAAAACTGAGCCAGAGAGGTCAGCCCAGCATTCAGGACGTTGGATTGTAATCATGTGGTCAACGGTATCAAAAGTTGAACTCGTTTGAGCTTTTATGTGGAATATTGATGAtgaatagtgataaatctgcagtaatacgttttctttgggtcCTACAGTATCTCTGATTGTACCCGTCTGTTTTAGCCAAAAGCCAGTAAAGTGCGAGCTTCAGGTAAAGAGTACATTTTGCTGCTTTTCGCTTTGGTGGTATAGCAATGAAAATGGGAATCAGCCATAAAAACACACGTTTACATCACCGCTTTAGCTAACGCCCAAACTGAGGCTCCTGCCAGGGCTGGTCGGGCTTTATTTGTTTAGCACTTGTTTGTCTCCTAGTTCTACATTGTTTATTAACCCGACCAAGCTATACTGGACTGGGACTCTAGGTCATACCTTCTGTAAGACCGTCTGTATAAAACACTTTAtattgttagaaatgaaggttctgttcaggtacgttTTTCGTTcatcagggtacaaacaatataaatgttccctcaaaggtcctacagtggttctaaggtctgattgtggagcttaaatcagttcctccaggtgaaaagttggtatttgttccttttcataaccgaatgttttaaaacagagcagtagagtaaaagcctggaggcgaggcgaggcggggtgtgtggagtcagtccagcttagagcagatcatttcagtggattatggttcagttatgatccctgactaaaggcactgagttggacccttgagggaaccaccccagtgacagattagtacctttatttctgagagagGACTTAAGGGAACAAGGTCAGTGTCAAGGTGCCACAACTGTCACTGTTACCCAGTGGGGACGGTCCTTAACACACTTCTCAGACAGTTCTGAGTTCATAGGAATACTGCAGCGGATAGAAGGCCTTGGCGTGTGTGCCTGTCTGCCAGCCTGGGCCTACGTTTCTGTCGTCCCCCACGTGTCAAACAACTATCAGCTGCCCACCTACATCAGCCCGACACACAGGTAACACCAGGCCTGCAGTCCATCAGCCATATAACTGTTTATAATGTGAGTTATAAGAGGGAATAAGAgtgtaataatattaaaatgtaataaaaataaagtaatattaaaTAGATACTTGTGTTCTGCACAGACACAACTTTACATACACAAAAACTCTCCAGAACACGTTTTAAAAAGATGTGCTCCAAGGGTTCtctagcaaagaaaatggttctacatagaaccatgaacactcaaagaaccctttgcgtgattaaagggatggagaatgtgccaaaagggttcttctgtggtTTCGGTGTCAGGCTTGTAACTTCGTTTTACAAGGTATCcatactgcagtgacactgacgtggtggtggtgtgttactgtgtgttgcactggtgcaagtggatcagacgcagcagtgctgctggagtttttaaacactgtgtccactcactgtccactctattagacgctcctaccttgtcggtccaccttgtagatgtaaagtcagagacgacagctcatctgctgctgcacagtttgtgttggtcatcctctagtccttcatcagtggtcacaggacactgtcggctggatattttggttggtggactattctcagtccagccacgacactgaggtgtttaaaaactccagcagcactgctgtggctgatccactcagaccagctcaacacacactaacacgccaccacctcgtcagtgttactgcagtgctgagaatgacccgccacccaaatagtacctgctctgtgagggtccatgggggtcctgaccactgaagaacagggtaacagagtatcagagaaacagatggactacagtctgtaactgtagaactacagagagcagctatacagtaagtggagctgataaactggacagtggcTCTGAGATACATGTCAGTGTTTATGTCTGCAGTGCAATGTATTTGAAATGAATGTccctgtatgttttctctgCATGGTCATCATGGGAATCAGCCATTCAAATCCAGGTTTCTCATTTCAGACCTGACCCGCACCTCGAGCCCTCTCATCTGGGACTTGTAGCATCTACGAGCAGGTCTCAGCTGCAGGATCACTCGCTCCTGCAGCCATGGAGACCTCCTGCTCCAGAGTGGCACCGCGAGCCCGCCGTGGCAACAGACGCGCAGCTGCTGGAGGAGCAGTTGCTAAGGGCGGGGATACTGGCGTCGCTGCAGGACGCGCCCGAGGGCACAGCCGACAAAGTGGAGGTGCCCAAGTCTTCGGTTTCCTCGCTGAGGTGGGTGAGGTCACATCTTAAAGGGCCCACGTCTATTTATGAGTATCAATGTACCAGAAACAGTCATGATTCATCTTCAACGGATCGTTTTCACTTCGTGCCTTtgagttaaacaggctgtttttgttactgcgcctttaagagTGGATTTGTGGGTCCCTAGCATTTACacatatattacacttgaaagggttacaatttattcatatttcaaaataaaacaagttattttaacaattacaccttcttgagcatCAGTTTAGCAATACTGGTTTccaagcatttacatttatggcatttggcagacgctcttatccagagcgacttagaatttgatcatttcatacaggtaggtgaaggtggtgttaggagtcttgcccaaggactcttattggtatagtgtagggtgtttacccaggtggggcactgaaccccagtctacagtgtagtaggtgaaggtggtgttaggagtcttgcccaaggactcttattggtatagtgtagggtgtttacctaggtggggcactgaaccccagtctacagtgtagtaggtgaaggtggtgttaggagtcttgcccaaggactcttattggtatagtgtagggtgtttacccaggtggggcactgaaccccagtctacagtgtagtaggtgaaggtggtgttaggactcttcatttataaactgaattttgtgtttacttgttatctttttataatatttctatttatttggtgagctgaaacatttaagtgtgacaagaaatcaggaagggggcaaacactttttcacaccactgtatacatgactatggaatatgtAAGCTGAAtgtcataaagaaaacaaaagccaaataaatattacgaaatatatataataaaagttccCCCAGGGCTCGTGTCAGTGGTGTTACCGCGTAACCAAAAGTCACgctctatgaagaaaagctcatggttctcagttctcagagatcttctcattcagctcatgatctcatatgaagcttttagctgacgtcaccggtgtgaccgactttattctgaggtcactgtgaaaaaacagaaacacaaatggattaaattccatattttagtggacgttccctgatggacagcgtgtggtttgatgctcagTACCAGCCGTTTGGTGAAAGGcaagtttcattaaaaatgtctgtggTGTTACCACCAATGAGGatct
This sequence is a window from Pygocentrus nattereri isolate fPygNat1 chromosome 20, fPygNat1.pri, whole genome shotgun sequence. Protein-coding genes within it:
- the rhbdd3 gene encoding rhomboid domain-containing protein 3 yields the protein MLERPFSAWFWFGSTRPGFCSGTALTLLLILLAWLCGIHTSLSLGPGGEFPGFYDFIFYALSHEELLSLLYNVTLLLCLGPSQERRWGTLAFVGLSLLSTVLLPPIYALFLFVTGDEASRVCGFSATQLALFTAQCRQARQRRVLRCLPPWSLPWLFLLLDLFLLPSAPGLLHFYAICLGLNYSSEFIGILQRIEGLGVCACLPAWAYVSVVPHVSNNYQLPTYISPTHRPDPHLEPSHLGLVASTSRSQLQDHSLLQPWRPPAPEWHREPAVATDAQLLEEQLLRAGILASLQDAPEGTADKVEVPKSSVSSLRLQQLEKMGFPMEKAVVALAATGQLDGAISLLIEDQVGEEAVVVSKGKKSPTT